The Collimonas fungivorans Ter331 genome has a segment encoding these proteins:
- a CDS encoding helix-turn-helix domain-containing protein — protein MKKQRIATKNKYCFPSEFVSARLMSGFTVDAAAKITGRHVRTISDWEAGKTYCPQWALRLIVLESRYMEALYGLKRDRSRTGRAAELGWSIMAANDSSYRTKPGLRSFEQYSRGSKKQLPPENRPSPQKRRWLNMRRYVAG, from the coding sequence ATGAAAAAGCAGCGCATCGCCACAAAAAATAAATATTGTTTTCCATCAGAATTTGTCTCAGCCAGGCTCATGAGCGGCTTTACAGTCGATGCGGCCGCCAAGATCACAGGCCGACACGTTCGCACAATCTCAGACTGGGAAGCCGGCAAAACCTACTGCCCACAATGGGCACTCAGGCTAATTGTTCTCGAAAGTCGATACATGGAAGCCTTATACGGTCTAAAACGCGACAGGAGCCGCACAGGACGCGCCGCAGAGCTGGGATGGTCAATCATGGCCGCCAACGATAGCAGTTACAGGACAAAGCCTGGACTACGGTCCTTTGAGCAGTATTCAAGAGGAAGCAAAAAGCAGCTTCCACCTGAAAACCGCCCCAGTCCGCAAAAGCGCCGCTGGCTCAACATGCGACGGTACGTCGCTGGATAA